The following are encoded in a window of Actinomyces oris genomic DNA:
- a CDS encoding FadR/GntR family transcriptional regulator yields the protein MKVTSVGDEPIISHGPYSGLMTTPATQAEATMAEIKNYILRSGLQMGDALPTESQLCTDLGVSRSSVREAVRTLVALDIVEVRHGHGMFVGQVSMRPMVESLIFKGLLNPGDDHRGLRDIVEVRITLDNALAEPVTHAWHNRHDPELDTLVDNIEHLASQGKLFTDQDRRFHTRLLEPLDNHLYLHLTEAFWAIHTLTVPLLDAPKLEDLTSTAKAHRAMLQAAHAGDTPAYHQAITDHYAPLLAVLTHPVENSSVRAG from the coding sequence ATGAAAGTCACATCTGTGGGTGACGAGCCGATCATCTCTCACGGCCCCTACTCCGGGCTGATGACGACGCCCGCCACTCAAGCAGAGGCCACGATGGCCGAGATCAAGAACTACATCCTGCGCTCCGGCCTGCAGATGGGTGATGCGTTGCCCACGGAGTCCCAGCTGTGCACCGACCTGGGAGTATCCCGCTCCTCCGTCCGCGAGGCCGTCCGCACCCTCGTCGCCCTCGACATCGTCGAAGTACGCCACGGACACGGCATGTTCGTCGGCCAGGTCTCCATGCGCCCCATGGTCGAGTCCCTCATCTTCAAAGGCCTCCTCAACCCCGGAGACGACCACCGCGGACTACGAGACATCGTCGAAGTACGCATCACCCTCGACAACGCCCTGGCCGAACCCGTCACCCACGCCTGGCACAACCGCCACGACCCCGAGCTCGACACCCTCGTCGACAACATCGAGCACCTCGCCTCACAAGGCAAGCTCTTCACCGACCAGGACCGCCGCTTCCACACCCGCCTACTCGAACCCCTCGACAACCACCTCTACCTCCACCTCACCGAAGCCTTCTGGGCCATCCACACCCTCACCGTCCCCCTCCTAGACGCCCCCAAGCTCGAAGACCTCACCAGCACCGCCAAAGCCCACCGAGCCATGCTCCAAGCCGCCCACGCCGGAGACACCCCCGCCTACCACCAAGCCATCACCGACCACTACGCCCCACTCCTCGCCGTCCTCACACACCCCGTAGAGAACTCCTCCGTCAGGGCGGGATAG
- the smpB gene encoding SsrA-binding protein SmpB: MTPASKSARASKPTAGQKAKAASDAHKTVARNRKATHDYFIEDRYEAGLVLTGTEVKALRMGRASLTEAWIELDRHGEAWLQGAHIPEYLQGTWNNHSPRRKRKLLLHRSELERLETRVQAKGYTVVPLELYFIGGRAKLEIALARGKQDWDKRQALREAQDKREAARAMAAANRRRG; encoded by the coding sequence ATGACCCCTGCCTCCAAGTCCGCTCGGGCGTCCAAGCCAACGGCCGGACAGAAGGCGAAGGCCGCCTCCGACGCCCACAAGACGGTGGCCCGCAACCGCAAGGCGACCCACGACTACTTCATCGAGGACCGCTACGAGGCGGGGCTGGTCCTCACCGGAACCGAGGTCAAGGCGCTGCGCATGGGGCGGGCCTCGCTGACCGAAGCCTGGATCGAGCTTGACCGCCATGGCGAGGCCTGGCTCCAGGGGGCGCACATCCCCGAGTACCTGCAGGGGACGTGGAACAACCACTCCCCGCGTCGCAAGCGCAAGCTGCTCCTGCACCGCAGCGAGCTGGAGCGACTCGAGACCCGGGTCCAGGCCAAGGGCTACACGGTGGTCCCGCTGGAGCTGTACTTCATCGGAGGGCGCGCCAAGCTGGAGATCGCCCTGGCTCGAGGAAAGCAGGACTGGGACAAGCGCCAGGCGCTGCGTGAGGCGCAGGACAAGCGGGAGGCGGCCCGGGCCATGGCCGCGGCCAACCGGCGTCGGGGATGA
- a CDS encoding FadR/GntR family transcriptional regulator gives MQISRGVMSGLTTTPMTQSSTAIAEIKNYILTKGLHPGDALPTESQLCTDLGVSRSSVREAVRTLVALDIVEVRHGHGMFVGQVSMRPMVESLIFKGLLNPGDDHRGLRDIVEVRITLDNALAEPVTHAWHNRHDPELDTLVDNIEHLASQGKLFTDQDRRFHTRLLEPLDNHLYLHLTEAFWAIHTLTVPLLDAPKLEDLTSTAKAHRAMLQAAHAGDTPAYHQAITDHYAPLLAVLS, from the coding sequence ATGCAGATCTCCCGCGGTGTCATGTCCGGCCTTACCACCACCCCGATGACTCAGTCATCCACGGCGATCGCCGAGATCAAGAACTACATTCTCACCAAGGGTCTGCATCCTGGTGATGCGTTGCCCACGGAGTCCCAGCTGTGCACCGACCTGGGAGTATCCCGCTCCTCCGTCCGCGAGGCCGTCCGCACCCTCGTCGCCCTCGACATCGTCGAAGTACGCCACGGACACGGCATGTTCGTCGGCCAGGTCTCCATGCGCCCCATGGTCGAGTCCCTCATCTTCAAAGGCCTCCTCAACCCCGGAGACGACCACCGCGGACTACGAGACATCGTCGAAGTACGCATCACCCTCGACAACGCCCTGGCCGAACCCGTCACCCACGCCTGGCACAACCGCCACGACCCCGAGCTCGACACCCTCGTCGACAACATCGAGCACCTCGCCTCACAAGGCAAGCTCTTCACCGACCAGGACCGCCGCTTCCACACCCGCCTACTCGAACCCCTCGACAACCACCTCTACCTCCACCTCACCGAAGCCTTCTGGGCCATCCACACCCTCACCGTCCCCCTCCTAGACGCCCCCAAGCTCGAAGACCTCACCAGCACCGCCAAAGCCCACCGAGCCATGCTCCAAGCCGCCCACGCCGGAGACACCCCCGCCTACCACCAAGCCATCACCGACCACTACGCCCCACTCCTCGCCGTCCTCTCCTGA
- the ftsE gene encoding cell division ATP-binding protein FtsE — MIRFNHVSKVYDRGMRPALDDVDIKINRDEFVFLVGASGSGKSTFLRLVIREERPTKGRIHVLGRDLSKISSWKVPQLRQEIGFVFQDFRLLDNKTVLENVALASQVIGKPRHYILSAVPEALDLVGLAGKERRLPHELSGGEQQRVAIARAMVNRPKLLLADEPTGNLDPSTSVGIMRLLDRINRQGTTVVMATHDDEIVDQMRKRVIELKGGEVVRDQDRGVYGSDR; from the coding sequence ATGATCCGCTTCAACCACGTCTCGAAGGTCTATGACCGGGGGATGCGTCCGGCGCTCGACGACGTCGACATCAAGATCAATCGTGACGAGTTCGTGTTCCTTGTCGGCGCCTCGGGATCGGGCAAGTCGACCTTCCTGAGGCTGGTTATCCGGGAGGAGCGCCCCACCAAGGGACGCATCCACGTCCTGGGACGTGACCTGTCGAAGATCTCCTCGTGGAAGGTGCCCCAGCTGCGGCAGGAGATCGGCTTCGTCTTCCAGGACTTCCGGCTCCTGGACAACAAGACCGTCCTGGAGAACGTGGCGCTGGCCTCTCAGGTGATCGGTAAGCCGCGCCACTACATCCTCTCCGCTGTGCCCGAGGCCCTCGACCTGGTGGGGCTGGCCGGCAAGGAGAGGCGTCTGCCGCACGAGCTCTCCGGGGGCGAGCAGCAGCGCGTGGCGATCGCCCGCGCCATGGTCAACCGGCCCAAGCTCCTCCTGGCCGATGAGCCCACCGGGAACCTGGACCCCTCGACGTCGGTCGGGATCATGCGTCTGCTCGACCGCATCAACCGGCAGGGGACCACGGTCGTCATGGCGACTCACGACGACGAGATCGTCGACCAGATGCGTAAACGCGTCATCGAGCTCAAGGGCGGCGAGGTCGTGCGCGACCAGGACCGCGGCGTCTACGGCTCGGACCGCTGA
- a CDS encoding single-stranded DNA-binding protein, with protein MTRQLDLTVQGVVGTNPVLSRVGDNARPYCRFRVAVTPTYRTEQGWNNAETIWFTAKAWGQLAANLSHSLRKGDAVLLTGRFSQESWESNGRKHETNVITLQAAGHDLTRGESRFARVRAAESAPSASSGAGTGDAELEPGGEDRVPSDHWEVEAVASGASASPAPGPGDPRESAESTELSESTESTEPTGLGQSSATHAQSPESFVIDPACARSEDQTGEPWPVYELADDLVEQAVGVS; from the coding sequence ATGACTCGTCAGCTCGACCTCACCGTTCAGGGCGTCGTCGGAACCAATCCGGTCCTGTCCCGCGTCGGGGATAATGCCCGTCCCTACTGCCGTTTCCGTGTCGCCGTCACTCCGACCTACCGCACTGAGCAGGGCTGGAACAACGCCGAGACGATCTGGTTCACCGCCAAGGCGTGGGGCCAGCTCGCCGCCAATCTGAGCCACTCCCTGCGCAAAGGGGACGCAGTCCTGCTCACCGGACGCTTCTCCCAGGAGTCCTGGGAGAGCAACGGCAGGAAGCACGAGACCAACGTCATCACGCTTCAGGCCGCCGGTCACGACCTGACCAGAGGGGAGTCCCGCTTCGCGCGCGTCAGAGCCGCGGAGTCGGCGCCGTCGGCCTCCTCCGGGGCGGGAACCGGTGATGCCGAGCTCGAGCCCGGTGGCGAGGATCGCGTCCCGTCGGATCACTGGGAGGTTGAGGCGGTGGCCTCAGGCGCCTCGGCTTCACCGGCCCCGGGGCCTGGAGACCCCCGAGAGTCCGCAGAGTCCACCGAGCTCAGTGAGTCCACCGAGTCCACTGAGCCCACTGGGCTTGGTCAGTCCAGCGCGACGCACGCGCAGAGCCCTGAGTCCTTCGTCATCGATCCGGCCTGTGCGCGCAGTGAGGATCAGACCGGGGAGCCGTGGCCCGTCTATGAGCTCGCCGATGATCTCGTCGAGCAGGCCGTGGGGGTCAGCTGA
- a CDS encoding alpha/beta hydrolase, which produces MSRTHEELPARPAYDSATAALLERIEALGVFGAMTVQKIPSWRVPADEVRASFLLKHPDIDLEDVDVLRQDGTRLPAAVARSAQGACVGRPGPLFLSLHGGGLVMGCRFNGLSTVVPWLRRYGGVIVSPEYRLAPEDPAPAGVEDCYTTLCWAVEHAEELGADPERVIVVGPSAGGGLSAGTLLISRDRRGPVVLGGLLDYPMLDDRTGMPHWQGSVSARQYPDDGTWPTAYNNVAWDAALGERRGTDLVTPYEAPARATWLGGLPPLFISVASAEVFRDEDVAFASGVWRDGGDAELHVYPGGTHAMEFVNARWLARGLTAARDLWVDRLLRPEDPRLNVVAVAQAGTYPALTEEFSTGCVRTARSGA; this is translated from the coding sequence ATGTCTCGCACGCATGAGGAGCTCCCCGCCCGTCCTGCCTACGACAGTGCCACCGCCGCTCTGCTCGAGCGCATCGAGGCGCTCGGCGTCTTCGGGGCCATGACGGTGCAGAAGATCCCGAGCTGGCGCGTACCGGCTGACGAGGTCCGGGCGAGTTTTCTGCTCAAGCACCCCGACATCGACCTGGAGGACGTGGACGTCCTTCGTCAGGATGGGACGAGACTTCCCGCCGCGGTTGCACGAAGCGCCCAGGGTGCCTGCGTGGGCCGCCCCGGCCCCCTGTTCCTCTCTCTGCACGGGGGAGGGCTGGTGATGGGGTGCCGTTTCAATGGCCTGTCGACCGTTGTCCCGTGGCTGCGGCGGTACGGGGGCGTCATCGTCAGCCCCGAGTACCGTCTGGCTCCCGAGGATCCGGCACCGGCCGGCGTCGAGGACTGCTACACCACGCTGTGCTGGGCGGTCGAGCACGCCGAGGAGCTCGGTGCCGATCCGGAGCGCGTCATCGTCGTCGGGCCGAGCGCCGGGGGAGGGCTGAGCGCCGGCACGCTGCTCATCTCGCGAGACAGGCGGGGCCCGGTGGTTCTCGGCGGGCTGCTGGACTACCCCATGCTGGATGACCGCACCGGCATGCCGCACTGGCAGGGCTCGGTCTCAGCGCGTCAGTACCCGGACGACGGCACCTGGCCGACGGCGTACAACAATGTTGCCTGGGATGCTGCCCTGGGGGAGCGGCGAGGTACGGACCTGGTCACCCCCTACGAGGCCCCCGCCCGTGCCACGTGGTTGGGTGGGCTGCCACCGCTGTTCATCTCAGTGGCCTCCGCCGAGGTCTTCCGGGACGAGGATGTCGCCTTCGCCTCTGGGGTGTGGCGTGATGGTGGTGATGCCGAGCTGCATGTCTACCCCGGGGGCACCCACGCCATGGAGTTCGTCAATGCACGATGGCTCGCACGCGGACTTACGGCTGCACGCGACCTGTGGGTGGACAGGTTGCTTCGACCGGAGGATCCGCGCCTCAATGTCGTGGCCGTGGCGCAGGCCGGCACCTATCCCGCCCTGACGGAGGAGTTCTCTACGGGGTGTGTGAGGACGGCGAGGAGTGGGGCGTAG
- a CDS encoding M23 family metallopeptidase yields MLSRLFLRRSRRRAAVCALAAASLVFFYSGDISLADERDDAVAKQNEAERKQQQVMSSLEGVSADLGQAYISLQNAQASLSTAETQLTTAETTLAAKEREQQIASDRLSTAQSSLETVKKESEASKKTAEETSDSVAEIVVSTYQGDNSVTSWSYVLASQDVEELSQRASAVEIGSGVQEAVLSAAEVERAQNANREARQNAATTRVSTLKTEADTAEANAKSARDAAKTKRDEVAKLTAQKKSAAEALESRKSDLQSQLNQANADAAAAAARVAQIDAANRAAASAGTMPSVPASSIGADSLGSGYIGHPITGPLEVTSPFGYRVHPVTGVATGHQGVDFAASEGTPQYAAVSGVATYWDSESCGIGIDINGGIIDGHSYVITLCHLSSRSIADGQQVKRGDVVGATGSTGYATGAHVHFQVAQDGAYIDPMSLPGF; encoded by the coding sequence ATGCTGTCTCGTCTGTTCCTGCGCCGCTCACGCCGGCGTGCCGCAGTCTGCGCCCTGGCCGCCGCCAGCCTCGTCTTCTTCTACTCCGGGGACATCTCCCTGGCTGATGAGCGGGATGACGCCGTTGCCAAGCAGAATGAGGCGGAGCGCAAGCAGCAGCAGGTGATGTCCTCGCTGGAGGGGGTCAGCGCCGATCTGGGGCAGGCCTACATCTCACTTCAGAACGCCCAGGCCTCGTTGAGCACCGCGGAGACCCAGCTGACCACCGCAGAGACGACTCTGGCCGCCAAGGAGAGGGAGCAGCAGATCGCCAGTGACCGCTTGAGCACGGCGCAGAGCAGCCTGGAGACGGTCAAGAAGGAGTCCGAGGCATCCAAGAAGACGGCTGAGGAGACCTCCGACTCGGTGGCGGAGATCGTCGTGTCCACCTATCAGGGGGACAACTCGGTGACCTCCTGGAGCTATGTCCTCGCCTCTCAGGACGTCGAGGAGCTCAGCCAGCGAGCCTCAGCGGTTGAGATCGGCTCGGGAGTCCAGGAGGCGGTACTGTCCGCCGCCGAGGTCGAGCGCGCTCAGAACGCCAACCGTGAGGCTAGGCAGAATGCTGCCACCACGCGAGTCAGCACGCTCAAGACCGAGGCCGACACCGCAGAGGCGAACGCCAAGTCGGCCCGGGACGCGGCCAAGACCAAGCGGGACGAGGTCGCCAAGCTGACGGCGCAGAAGAAGTCGGCCGCCGAGGCGCTGGAGAGTCGTAAGAGCGATCTACAGTCCCAGCTCAACCAGGCCAACGCCGATGCCGCGGCCGCGGCCGCGCGTGTCGCCCAGATCGACGCCGCCAACCGGGCCGCGGCCAGCGCTGGAACGATGCCCTCGGTCCCCGCGAGCTCGATCGGCGCCGACTCCCTGGGAAGCGGGTACATCGGACACCCGATCACCGGCCCGCTCGAGGTGACCTCGCCCTTCGGGTACCGCGTCCACCCGGTTACCGGTGTCGCCACAGGGCACCAGGGGGTCGACTTCGCCGCGAGTGAGGGGACGCCCCAGTACGCGGCGGTCTCCGGAGTGGCCACCTACTGGGACTCCGAGTCCTGCGGCATCGGCATTGACATCAACGGTGGCATCATTGATGGGCACTCCTACGTCATCACCCTGTGCCACCTCTCCTCGCGCAGCATCGCCGACGGCCAGCAGGTCAAGCGCGGTGACGTCGTCGGCGCGACCGGCTCAACCGGTTACGCGACCGGAGCGCACGTCCACTTCCAGGTGGCCCAGGACGGGGCGTACATCGACCCGATGTCCCTGCCCGGCTTCTAG
- the ftsX gene encoding permease-like cell division protein FtsX: protein MRLRFVLSETAKGMYRNLAMTVSVILVAFVSLLFVGASSLLQSQISTMKGDWYDKVEVSVYMCPKSSASSNCANGEATAAQISEVENLITSGAPSGYVKSYQMETKAQAYQNFMKAYAKSAVGRNATEDMMPVSFRIKLKDAENYKLVAEQFEGHSGVERVVDQRSTLEPLFLVMNRASWITGGLATIMAVAAVLLISTTIRLSAMSRSRQTGIMRLVGASNLFIQLPFILEGVIAALTGAILAVATLWVGVRYVVEGWLASSISFTSAFISTRDVLLLSPWLILAAIALAAVSSALSLSKYTRI from the coding sequence GTGAGACTGCGTTTCGTCCTGTCGGAGACCGCCAAGGGCATGTACCGGAACCTGGCGATGACGGTGTCCGTGATTCTCGTCGCCTTCGTGTCGCTGCTCTTCGTCGGGGCCTCGTCACTGCTGCAGAGCCAGATCTCGACCATGAAGGGCGACTGGTACGACAAGGTCGAGGTCTCGGTCTACATGTGCCCCAAGTCCTCGGCCTCCTCCAACTGCGCCAATGGCGAGGCCACCGCCGCTCAGATCAGCGAGGTTGAGAACCTCATCACCAGCGGCGCCCCCTCCGGCTACGTCAAGTCCTACCAGATGGAGACCAAGGCCCAGGCCTATCAGAACTTCATGAAGGCCTACGCCAAGTCCGCCGTCGGGAGGAACGCGACGGAGGACATGATGCCCGTGTCCTTCCGCATCAAGCTCAAGGACGCCGAGAACTACAAGCTGGTGGCCGAGCAGTTCGAGGGGCACAGTGGAGTGGAGCGGGTGGTCGACCAGCGCTCCACCCTCGAGCCGCTCTTCCTCGTGATGAACCGGGCCTCCTGGATCACGGGAGGGCTGGCAACCATCATGGCGGTGGCCGCGGTGCTGCTCATCTCGACGACCATCAGGCTGTCGGCCATGTCCCGCTCCCGGCAGACCGGGATCATGCGTCTGGTGGGGGCCTCGAACCTCTTCATCCAGCTGCCCTTCATCCTCGAAGGGGTTATCGCCGCCCTCACCGGGGCGATTCTCGCCGTGGCCACGTTGTGGGTGGGAGTGCGCTACGTCGTGGAGGGGTGGCTCGCCTCCTCCATCTCCTTCACGAGCGCCTTCATCAGTACCAGGGATGTCCTCCTCCTGTCGCCCTGGCTGATTCTGGCCGCCATCGCCCTGGCCGCGGTCTCCTCCGCCTTGTCTCTGTCCAAGTACACGAGGATCTGA